Below is a genomic region from Nocardioides panacis.
GCGCTGGTCACCGGCCTCCTCGGCCTGCTGTGCTGCGGCCCGGTCGGGATCGCCGGGATCGTGCTGGGCAACTCCGCCAAGCGCGAGATCGACGCGGCCGGCGGCGCGCAGACCGGCCGCGGCATGGCGCAGGCCGGCGTCGTCCTGGGGATCATCGCCGTGGTGTGGACGGTGATCGCGCTGGTGCTGTTCGTCACCGGGGTGCTCAGCCTGCCCTCGAGCAGCACCTCCCCGTAGCCCGTCAGGGCGCGAG
It encodes:
- a CDS encoding DUF4190 domain-containing protein, which produces MSYSAPPPPGQSGPPGYGDQYGGGYVQPGNNPKAVWALVTGLLGLLCCGPVGIAGIVLGNSAKREIDAAGGAQTGRGMAQAGVVLGIIAVVWTVIALVLFVTGVLSLPSSSTSP